In one window of Coleofasciculaceae cyanobacterium DNA:
- a CDS encoding methyltransferase domain-containing protein: MWNPEDYAKNSDAQLKWARSLTKNLNLEDYQSILDVGCGDGKITADFATTSPQSRIVGVDSSPEMITYAERKYPLSQYSNLAFNCIDARLINFQQEFDLIFSNATLHWVNDHQAFLKGANKALTHRGRLIISCGGKGNAAEILETFDELTTSDDWQAYFNDFHNPYFFYGLEDYRIWLEKSGFAIARLELVPKDMTHQGREGLAGWIRTTWMPFTKYVPEEHRDEFIAQFVELYLANNPLDENGLTHVSMVRLEVDANKV, from the coding sequence ATGTGGAATCCAGAAGATTATGCCAAAAACTCTGATGCTCAATTAAAATGGGCGCGATCGCTAACCAAGAATTTAAACTTAGAAGACTATCAGTCGATTCTTGATGTTGGGTGTGGAGATGGCAAAATTACCGCTGACTTTGCAACTACTTCACCTCAAAGCCGAATAGTCGGGGTAGATAGTTCACCTGAGATGATTACTTATGCCGAGCGCAAATATCCTCTAAGTCAATATTCCAATCTAGCTTTTAATTGCATAGACGCGCGATTAATTAATTTCCAGCAAGAGTTTGATTTAATTTTTTCCAATGCCACTCTTCATTGGGTAAACGATCATCAGGCATTTCTCAAAGGTGCAAATAAAGCGTTAACACATCGGGGAAGACTAATTATTTCCTGTGGCGGGAAGGGTAATGCTGCTGAGATTTTAGAGACTTTTGATGAGTTAACAACTTCTGATGATTGGCAAGCTTACTTTAATGATTTTCATAATCCTTATTTCTTTTATGGACTTGAAGATTATCGGATTTGGTTAGAAAAATCTGGTTTTGCGATCGCGCGTTTGGAGTTAGTGCCAAAGGATATGACTCACCAGGGAAGAGAGGGATTAGCAGGTTGGATACGCACTACCTGGATGCCCTTTACTAAGTATGTTCCAGAAGAACACAGAGATGAATTTATTGCTCAGTTTGTCGAGTTGTATTTGGCTAACAATCCTTTGGATGAGAATGGATTAACTCACGTTTCCATGGTTAGATTAGAAGTCGATGCTAATAAAGTTTAA